One window of the Parasphingopyxis algicola genome contains the following:
- the fabF gene encoding beta-ketoacyl-ACP synthase II, translating to MRRVVVTGLGLVTPLGGDVETSWKNLTAAKSGAGQIARFDPSDQKCTIACEVKPADHPYGFDPGLRVDHKVQRQVDPFIIYGIDAAGQALEDAGLTEMSEEDRMRAGCSIGSGIGGLPGIESESLVLAERGPGRVSPHFVHGRLINLISGQVSIKYGLMGPNHAVVTACSTGAHSIGDAARMIALDDADVMLAGGSECAICPIGIAGFAQAKALCTNRNDDPEAASRPYDKDRSGFVMGEGAGVVVLEEYERAKARGATIYAEVVGYGLSGDAYHVTAPHPEGVGAYRSMEMALRKAGTNPDDIDYINAHGTSTMADLIELDAVKRLFGDAANSLSMSSTKSAIGHLLGGAGAVESIFCILALRDQIVPPTLNLDSPEDGTEGMDLVPHQAKEREVKAVLNNSFGFGGTNASLVMRAV from the coding sequence ACCGCCGCAAAGTCGGGCGCTGGCCAGATCGCCCGGTTCGATCCGTCCGACCAGAAATGCACGATCGCCTGCGAAGTGAAGCCGGCCGATCATCCCTATGGGTTCGATCCCGGCCTGCGCGTCGACCACAAGGTCCAGCGGCAGGTCGATCCCTTCATCATCTACGGTATCGATGCCGCCGGCCAGGCGCTCGAAGATGCCGGGCTGACCGAGATGTCCGAAGAAGATCGGATGCGGGCGGGCTGTTCGATCGGTTCTGGTATTGGCGGCCTGCCGGGTATCGAGAGTGAATCGCTGGTCCTCGCCGAACGTGGCCCGGGCCGTGTCAGCCCGCATTTCGTGCACGGCCGGCTCATCAACCTGATCTCGGGGCAGGTCAGCATCAAATACGGCCTGATGGGTCCGAACCATGCGGTCGTGACCGCCTGCTCGACCGGCGCCCACTCGATCGGCGATGCGGCGCGGATGATCGCGCTCGACGATGCCGATGTGATGCTGGCCGGCGGATCGGAATGCGCGATCTGCCCGATCGGCATTGCAGGGTTCGCCCAGGCAAAAGCGCTGTGCACCAACCGCAACGACGATCCCGAGGCGGCCAGCCGTCCTTATGACAAGGATCGCAGCGGCTTCGTCATGGGCGAAGGGGCCGGGGTGGTCGTGCTCGAGGAATATGAGCGCGCCAAGGCGCGCGGCGCGACCATCTATGCCGAAGTCGTCGGCTATGGCCTGTCGGGCGATGCCTATCACGTTACCGCACCACATCCGGAAGGCGTGGGCGCCTATCGCTCGATGGAGATGGCGCTGCGCAAGGCCGGGACAAATCCCGACGACATCGACTATATCAATGCGCACGGCACCTCGACCATGGCCGATCTCATCGAGCTGGATGCAGTGAAGCGATTGTTCGGCGATGCCGCCAATTCGCTGTCGATGAGTTCGACCAAATCGGCGATCGGACACCTTCTGGGCGGTGCCGGGGCGGTGGAATCCATCTTCTGCATTCTCGCCCTCCGCGACCAGATCGTCCCGCCGACATTGAACCTCGACAGTCCGGAGGACGGCACGGAGGGCATGGACCTCGTTCCGCACCAGGCGAAGGAGCGCGAAGTGAAGGCCGTGCTCAACAACAGTTTCGGCTTCGGCGGCACCAATGCCAGCCTCGTGATGCGAGCCGTTTAG
- the mltG gene encoding endolytic transglycosylase MltG, translating into MRKLGCLGLIVAGLLIAGLVAALRAWGGEGPLEEPVAVVIQEGETLTDAAGTLEEAGVIRSQSRFLLFARFLGNNAPIRTGEYEMPARVSQSEALRILQEEPPIQRFVTIPEGMPAVLVHQRLMATEFLTGEIPVPEEGSVLADSYAYERGESRADVLARMQLALDEELAALWAARSEDIAVSTPEEAIILASIVEKETAEPSERPLIAGVYSNRLRIGMRLQADPTIIYPITQGRALGRRIRRSEIDARNDYNTYSMAGLPRGPIANVGREAIEAVLNPAETDALFFVADGSGGHVFAESYGEHRENVERWYDLRRQRGEMD; encoded by the coding sequence ATGCGTAAGCTCGGTTGTCTGGGGCTCATTGTTGCGGGGTTGCTGATCGCCGGGCTTGTCGCCGCGCTGCGCGCGTGGGGCGGCGAGGGGCCGCTGGAAGAACCGGTCGCCGTGGTGATCCAGGAAGGCGAAACGCTGACCGATGCGGCGGGGACGCTGGAGGAAGCCGGCGTCATCCGGTCGCAAAGCCGGTTCCTTCTCTTCGCGCGGTTCCTCGGCAACAATGCCCCGATCCGGACCGGCGAATATGAAATGCCGGCCCGGGTCAGCCAATCCGAAGCGTTGCGCATCTTGCAGGAAGAGCCACCGATCCAGCGGTTCGTGACGATCCCCGAAGGCATGCCGGCGGTGCTCGTCCATCAGCGGTTGATGGCGACCGAGTTCCTGACCGGCGAGATACCGGTTCCCGAAGAAGGATCTGTCCTGGCCGACAGCTATGCCTATGAACGCGGCGAAAGCCGGGCGGATGTACTGGCGCGCATGCAACTGGCGCTCGACGAGGAACTGGCCGCGCTCTGGGCGGCGCGGAGCGAGGATATCGCCGTCTCCACGCCCGAGGAAGCGATCATCCTCGCCTCGATCGTCGAGAAGGAAACCGCGGAACCCTCCGAGCGTCCGCTGATCGCCGGGGTCTATTCTAACCGGCTGCGGATCGGGATGCGGCTCCAGGCCGATCCGACGATCATCTACCCGATCACCCAGGGACGTGCGCTGGGCCGTCGCATCCGGCGCTCGGAGATCGACGCGCGCAACGATTACAACACCTATTCCATGGCCGGTCTGCCGCGCGGGCCGATCGCCAATGTCGGGCGAGAGGCCATCGAAGCCGTGCTCAACCCGGCCGAAACCGATGCGCTGTTCTTCGTTGCCGACGGCAGCGGCGGGCATGTGTTCGCCGAGTCCTATGGCGAGCATCGCGAGAATGTCGAACGCTGGTACGATTTGCGGCGGCAGCGCGGCGAGATGGATTAG